A region from the Cellvibrio sp. PSBB006 genome encodes:
- a CDS encoding MarR family EPS-associated transcriptional regulator, which produces MVAMLTDEYRYKILKLLSENPHISQRELSRELGISLGKVNYCIHALIEKGIVKASNFKNSQNKQAYAYLLTPKGIEDKAKVTARFLNRKLAEYETLQTEIEVLRREVLIVDASNAG; this is translated from the coding sequence ATGGTAGCTATGCTGACTGACGAATACCGTTACAAAATCCTTAAGCTTCTCTCCGAGAATCCGCACATCAGCCAGCGGGAGCTCTCCCGTGAACTGGGCATCAGCTTGGGAAAGGTTAATTACTGCATACACGCCCTGATAGAAAAGGGCATTGTAAAAGCAAGCAACTTTAAAAATAGCCAAAATAAGCAGGCGTATGCTTATTTGTTGACGCCTAAGGGTATAGAGGATAAAGCTAAAGTGACCGCCAGGTTTCTCAACCGCAAACTGGCAGAATATGAAACGCTGCAAACTGAGATTGAAGTTCTGCGACGTGAGGTGCTTATTGTTGATGCTTCTAATGCCGGTTAA
- the rfbC gene encoding dTDP-4-dehydrorhamnose 3,5-epimerase, with the protein MNVVSTAIPDVKIFEPKVFGDSRGFFLESFNQKAFEEATGLKRYFVQDNHSKSSRGVLRGLHYQLPPMEQGKLVRVIQGEVFDVAVDIRKSSPTFGQWVGVHLSAENKRQLWIPEGFAHGFLTLSDTAEFLYKTTNYYSPEHEEAIVWNDPDLNIQWPQVGAVILSAKDEKAKRFSDIL; encoded by the coding sequence ATGAACGTTGTCTCTACAGCCATTCCTGATGTAAAAATCTTTGAACCCAAGGTGTTTGGCGACAGCCGTGGTTTCTTTTTAGAGAGTTTTAATCAAAAAGCGTTTGAAGAGGCTACCGGCCTTAAGCGTTACTTCGTGCAGGATAACCATTCAAAATCAAGCCGTGGTGTACTGCGCGGTCTGCACTACCAACTACCTCCCATGGAGCAGGGCAAGTTAGTGAGGGTAATACAGGGTGAGGTTTTTGATGTAGCTGTTGATATACGAAAATCATCGCCAACCTTTGGCCAATGGGTGGGGGTACACCTTTCTGCGGAGAATAAGCGCCAACTGTGGATACCTGAAGGTTTTGCCCACGGTTTTTTAACGCTCAGTGACACGGCTGAATTCTTATATAAAACCACGAATTATTATTCCCCCGAGCACGAAGAAGCGATTGTCTGGAATGATCCTGATTTGAACATTCAATGGCCTCAGGTGGGTGCCGTTATCCTTTCGGCGAAGGATGAAAAGGCAAAGCGATTCAGCGATATCTTGTAA
- the rfbD gene encoding dTDP-4-dehydrorhamnose reductase, whose protein sequence is MKILVTGANGQIGHCLQQQLGQKNWAFSAFTRAELDITDPQAVSQIVQRLRPDIIINAAAYTAVDKAEQEQALAYAVNRNGPTNLAHAAKGVNAAIFHISTDYVFSGDATGAYTEDAPTNPQCVYGQSKLAGELAVTAVNDKHIILRTAWVFGEHGNNFVKTMIRLGKIKDVLNIVADQEGSPTYADDIAKVLLVVAQHYSEGKPTPWGTYHYSGQPYVSWYGFAREVFTEVEQAGLYVKPVPQLNAITTAEYPTPAKRPANSKLDCKKIEQAFGVAPSDWRSALKNISAFVE, encoded by the coding sequence ATGAAGATTTTAGTCACTGGTGCTAATGGTCAGATAGGCCATTGCTTACAACAGCAGCTTGGTCAGAAAAACTGGGCATTCTCGGCGTTCACGCGCGCCGAGCTAGACATCACAGATCCGCAAGCAGTAAGCCAGATTGTGCAAAGGCTTCGTCCGGACATCATCATCAACGCCGCCGCTTACACGGCTGTAGATAAGGCAGAGCAGGAGCAAGCGCTGGCCTACGCCGTAAATCGCAATGGCCCTACCAACCTTGCCCACGCGGCAAAAGGCGTTAATGCCGCCATCTTCCACATATCCACGGATTATGTATTTTCAGGGGACGCTACAGGTGCGTACACAGAGGATGCGCCTACCAACCCTCAATGCGTGTATGGCCAAAGTAAGCTGGCAGGTGAGTTGGCTGTTACCGCTGTTAACGACAAGCATATTATCTTGCGTACCGCCTGGGTGTTCGGTGAGCACGGGAATAACTTTGTCAAAACCATGATCCGCCTGGGCAAGATAAAGGACGTTCTCAATATTGTGGCCGACCAGGAAGGCAGCCCTACATACGCTGATGATATTGCAAAAGTATTATTGGTCGTAGCGCAGCATTATTCCGAAGGAAAGCCAACACCTTGGGGTACTTACCACTACTCGGGCCAGCCCTATGTAAGTTGGTATGGTTTTGCCAGGGAAGTTTTTACAGAAGTAGAGCAGGCTGGGTTATACGTGAAGCCTGTTCCCCAGCTCAATGCGATTACCACTGCCGAATACCCGACGCCAGCAAAACGTCCTGCCAACTCCAAATTGGATTGCAAAAAAATTGAGCAAGCATTTGGTGTGGCACCCAGCGATTGGCGGTCGGCTTTAAAAAATATCAGCGCTTTTGTCGAGTGA
- the rfbA gene encoding glucose-1-phosphate thymidylyltransferase RfbA, whose protein sequence is MKGIILAGGSGTRLYPITRVISKQLLPIYDKPMIYYPLSVLMLAGIKDILIITTLEDSDCFRRLLGNGDHFGIQLSYAVQPSPDGLAQAFIIGEAFIGTDNVCLVLGDNIYYGHGLTQCLQAAAARKSGATIFGYHVHDPERFGVVEFDAQMRVISIEEKPAHPKSSYAVTGLYFYDNDVIDIAKAIKPSQRGELEITCVNNAYLERGDLNVELLGRGYAWLDTGTHQSLLEAGHFVQTIEHRQGLKVACLEEIAFMNKWISKEQLIRTGEALAKTSYGSYLLRVAEQAKP, encoded by the coding sequence ATGAAGGGCATCATTCTCGCAGGGGGTAGCGGGACTCGGCTATACCCCATTACCAGAGTCATTTCAAAACAGCTGCTACCCATTTACGACAAGCCGATGATTTATTATCCGTTGTCGGTGCTCATGTTGGCTGGGATAAAAGACATACTCATTATCACCACCCTGGAAGACTCCGACTGCTTTCGCCGTTTGCTGGGCAACGGCGATCATTTTGGCATACAGCTCAGCTATGCCGTACAACCCAGCCCGGATGGTCTTGCCCAGGCGTTTATTATTGGGGAAGCGTTTATCGGTACAGACAATGTCTGCCTGGTGCTGGGTGACAATATCTATTACGGCCACGGCCTTACACAATGTTTGCAGGCAGCTGCTGCGCGTAAGAGTGGCGCCACTATTTTCGGTTATCACGTACACGATCCGGAACGTTTCGGTGTGGTGGAGTTCGATGCGCAAATGCGAGTGATTTCAATCGAAGAGAAACCCGCGCACCCGAAGTCCAGTTACGCCGTTACTGGTCTGTATTTTTACGATAATGACGTTATCGATATTGCCAAAGCTATCAAACCTTCCCAGCGCGGCGAACTGGAAATTACCTGTGTTAACAACGCTTATCTTGAGCGCGGCGACTTAAACGTGGAGCTTCTCGGTCGCGGTTATGCCTGGCTTGATACCGGCACGCATCAAAGCTTGCTTGAAGCAGGGCACTTCGTGCAAACCATCGAACATCGACAAGGGTTAAAAGTTGCCTGCCTGGAAGAAATCGCCTTTATGAATAAATGGATCAGTAAAGAACAATTGATCCGCACTGGCGAAGCACTTGCGAAAACCAGCTATGGAAGCTATTTGTTGAGAGTGGCAGAGCAAGCAAAACCATGA
- the rfbB gene encoding dTDP-glucose 4,6-dehydratase, translating into MKLLVTGGAGFIGSAVVRHIITNTQDTVVNVDKLTYAGNLESLADVSSSDRYFFEQVDICNKAELVRVFKHYQPDRIMHLAAESHVDRSIDGPSAFIETNIIGTYNLLEIAKDYWKSLDETRQSNFRFHHISTDEVYGDLEGPGDLFTEETPYAPSSPYSASKASSDHLVRAWRRTYGLPTLVTNCSNNYGPYHFPEKLIPLVILNALEGKPLPVYGKGNQIRDWLFVEDHARALYKVVTEGRVGETYNIGGHNEKQNIEVVTIICELLNEMRAPADNGLYIESYKELITFVEDRPGHDIRYAIDASKIKRELGWVPEETFESGIRKTVLWYLDNLTWAHRVQDGSYQRGAPQYSPTEKAQDVYEGHHSRRG; encoded by the coding sequence CTCCGCTGTTGTGCGCCATATTATTACTAATACGCAAGACACCGTTGTTAACGTCGATAAGCTGACCTATGCGGGTAACCTGGAATCGCTGGCGGATGTATCCTCCAGCGATCGTTATTTTTTTGAGCAGGTAGATATCTGTAATAAGGCTGAGTTGGTGCGTGTTTTTAAACACTATCAGCCTGATCGAATTATGCACCTGGCCGCTGAAAGCCATGTTGATCGTTCAATTGACGGCCCGTCTGCATTTATTGAAACCAATATCATTGGTACCTATAACTTGTTGGAAATAGCCAAAGATTATTGGAAGTCTCTTGATGAGACACGCCAGAGCAATTTCCGTTTTCATCACATCTCCACCGATGAAGTGTATGGTGATCTCGAAGGTCCGGGTGACCTGTTTACCGAAGAAACGCCTTATGCACCCAGCTCACCTTATTCAGCAAGCAAAGCCAGTTCGGACCATCTTGTCCGCGCCTGGCGGCGGACTTATGGCTTACCGACACTTGTTACCAATTGTTCAAATAATTATGGCCCCTATCACTTTCCTGAAAAGTTGATTCCGCTGGTCATTCTGAACGCACTGGAAGGCAAGCCGTTACCGGTATATGGCAAAGGCAACCAGATCCGTGATTGGTTATTTGTAGAAGACCATGCACGAGCGCTTTACAAAGTAGTAACAGAAGGTCGGGTGGGTGAGACCTATAATATTGGCGGCCACAACGAAAAACAAAACATTGAAGTGGTTACGATTATTTGTGAACTGCTGAATGAGATGCGCGCCCCAGCTGACAATGGCCTATACATTGAGTCTTATAAAGAACTGATTACCTTTGTCGAGGATCGGCCTGGCCACGACATCCGTTACGCAATTGACGCAAGCAAAATTAAGCGCGAGCTTGGTTGGGTGCCGGAAGAGACATTTGAGTCCGGTATTCGCAAAACGGTTCTGTGGTATCTGGATAATCTCACATGGGCGCACAGGGTGCAGGATGGCAGCTATCAGCGTGGAGCGCCCCAGTATTCACCAACAGAGAAAGCTCAGGACGTTTATGAAGGGCATCATTCTCGCAGGGGGTAG